A region from the Acyrthosiphon pisum isolate AL4f chromosome A1, pea_aphid_22Mar2018_4r6ur, whole genome shotgun sequence genome encodes:
- the LOC100161458 gene encoding ubiquitin-conjugating enzyme E2 J1 yields the protein MEPQYNSKSTAVKRLMREAIELSEPTDEYSAHPLEDNLFEWHFTMRGPQASEFDGGIYHGRILLPTEYPMKPPNIILLTPNGRWETNKKICLSISSHHPETWQPSWSIRTALLALIAFMPTNGRGSLGALEYTPEERLSLAKKSRNWICECCGQVSNLLANNKAKPLTKEESELIKSVTFKGEEAAEKVSKPSDQQKQEMEAINEEPVVNNISPNFLKDALCSDIGMYLIYLIIALISILVARRFYSA from the exons atggaacctCAATACAACAGTAAAAGTACAG ctGTGAAACGTTTAATGAGAGAAGCAATAGAGTTGTCAGAGCCAACAGATGAATACAGTGCTCATCCATTAGAAGACAATTTATTTGAATGGCACTTTACTATGCGTGGTCCACAGGCATCAGAGTTTGATGGTGGTATTTATCATGGTCGTATATTATTACCAACTGAATATCCCATGAAGCCACctaacataatactattaacT CCAAATGGTCGATgggaaacaaacaaaaaaatatgcttaAGCATTTCCAGTCATCATCCAGAAACTTGGCAACCGTCATGGTCAATTAGAACAGCTCTATTAGCATTGATTGCGTTTATGCCAACTAATGGCCGAGGTTCATTGGGAGCTCTTGAATATACGCCTGAAGAAAGACTAAGTTTGgctaaaaa gtcTCGGAATTGGATTTGTGAATGTTGTGGTCAGGTATCTAATTTATTAGCTAATAATAAAGCAAAACCTTTGACAAAAGAAGAAAGTGAACTCATAAAAAGTGTAACAtttaag GGAGAAGAAGCAGCTGAAAAAGTCTCCAAACCATCTGACCAACAAAAACAGGAAATGGAAGCAATCAATGAAGAAccagtagtaaataatatttcacccAACTTTTTAAAAGACGCATTATGCTCAGATATTGGAATGTaccttatatatttaattattgcacTCATTAGTATATTAGTAGCACGACGTTTCTATAGtgcttaa
- the LOC100163505 gene encoding tRNA-splicing endonuclease subunit Sen34 isoform X1, which produces MIKSRKLNGDCKIYRCLFMESKMSNNVIDIHMINNKGFIWNANDWYILRTTHRMLGSLIGTLPSTPRQEDQNGLPCLLLPEEVRLLVENCIARTVEYPSFTSLHTKETAKINPFDTSPNVLIHLDEICSNIIEVPLPEFVNNLERIRYKVFKDLWSKGFYLTCGMKFGGDFLVYKGDPLAYHAKYIVNCRDLDKQMMVSRSRVSSITNKKMVLAKDDGNSIMYLIYHLDDTSQNNNKINYSF; this is translated from the exons atgataaaatcaCGAAAACTGAATGGAGATTGCAAAATATACAGGTG TTTATTTATGGAAAGCAAAATGAGCAATAATGTGATTGATATAcacatgattaataataaagggTTTATTTGGAATGCAAATG attggtACATTTTAAGAACAACTCATCGCATGTTGGGAAGTTTGATTGGAACTTTACCATCCACGCCACGTCAAGAAGATCAAAATGGCCTTCCTTGTCTTTTATTACCTGAAGAAGTTCGATTACtagttgaaaattgtatagCCCGTACTGTTGAATATCCATCATTTACTTCTTTACATACTAAAGAAACAGCCAAAATCAATCCATTTGATACATCACCTAATGTCTTAATACATCTTG atgaAATATGTTCAAACATAATTGAAGTTCCATTGCCTGAATTTGTGAACAATTTGGAAAGGATCAGGTATAAAGTTTTTAAGGATCTGTGGTCAAAAGGATTTTATCTAACTTGTGGAATGAAGTTTGGAGGCGATTTTTTAGTCTACAAAG gTGATCCTCTAGCTTATCAtgcaaaatatatagttaactGTAGAGATTTGGATAAGCAAATGATGGTTTCTCGGAGTAGAGTTAGTTCaattactaacaaaaaaatGGTGTTAGCCAAAGATGATGGAAActctataatgtatttaatttatcatttagatGATACAtctcagaataataataaaattaattactctTTTTAG
- the LOC100163505 gene encoding probable tRNA-splicing endonuclease subunit sen34 isoform X3 — MEIAKYTGDWYILRTTHRMLGSLIGTLPSTPRQEDQNGLPCLLLPEEVRLLVENCIARTVEYPSFTSLHTKETAKINPFDTSPNVLIHLDEICSNIIEVPLPEFVNNLERIRYKVFKDLWSKGFYLTCGMKFGGDFLVYKGDPLAYHAKYIVNCRDLDKQMMVSRSRVSSITNKKMVLAKDDGNSIMYLIYHLDDTSQNNNKINYSF; from the exons ATGGAGATTGCAAAATATACAGGTG attggtACATTTTAAGAACAACTCATCGCATGTTGGGAAGTTTGATTGGAACTTTACCATCCACGCCACGTCAAGAAGATCAAAATGGCCTTCCTTGTCTTTTATTACCTGAAGAAGTTCGATTACtagttgaaaattgtatagCCCGTACTGTTGAATATCCATCATTTACTTCTTTACATACTAAAGAAACAGCCAAAATCAATCCATTTGATACATCACCTAATGTCTTAATACATCTTG atgaAATATGTTCAAACATAATTGAAGTTCCATTGCCTGAATTTGTGAACAATTTGGAAAGGATCAGGTATAAAGTTTTTAAGGATCTGTGGTCAAAAGGATTTTATCTAACTTGTGGAATGAAGTTTGGAGGCGATTTTTTAGTCTACAAAG gTGATCCTCTAGCTTATCAtgcaaaatatatagttaactGTAGAGATTTGGATAAGCAAATGATGGTTTCTCGGAGTAGAGTTAGTTCaattactaacaaaaaaatGGTGTTAGCCAAAGATGATGGAAActctataatgtatttaatttatcatttagatGATACAtctcagaataataataaaattaattactctTTTTAG
- the LOC100163505 gene encoding tRNA-splicing endonuclease subunit Sen34 isoform X2, producing the protein MESKMSNNVIDIHMINNKGFIWNANDWYILRTTHRMLGSLIGTLPSTPRQEDQNGLPCLLLPEEVRLLVENCIARTVEYPSFTSLHTKETAKINPFDTSPNVLIHLDEICSNIIEVPLPEFVNNLERIRYKVFKDLWSKGFYLTCGMKFGGDFLVYKGDPLAYHAKYIVNCRDLDKQMMVSRSRVSSITNKKMVLAKDDGNSIMYLIYHLDDTSQNNNKINYSF; encoded by the exons ATGGAAAGCAAAATGAGCAATAATGTGATTGATATAcacatgattaataataaagggTTTATTTGGAATGCAAATG attggtACATTTTAAGAACAACTCATCGCATGTTGGGAAGTTTGATTGGAACTTTACCATCCACGCCACGTCAAGAAGATCAAAATGGCCTTCCTTGTCTTTTATTACCTGAAGAAGTTCGATTACtagttgaaaattgtatagCCCGTACTGTTGAATATCCATCATTTACTTCTTTACATACTAAAGAAACAGCCAAAATCAATCCATTTGATACATCACCTAATGTCTTAATACATCTTG atgaAATATGTTCAAACATAATTGAAGTTCCATTGCCTGAATTTGTGAACAATTTGGAAAGGATCAGGTATAAAGTTTTTAAGGATCTGTGGTCAAAAGGATTTTATCTAACTTGTGGAATGAAGTTTGGAGGCGATTTTTTAGTCTACAAAG gTGATCCTCTAGCTTATCAtgcaaaatatatagttaactGTAGAGATTTGGATAAGCAAATGATGGTTTCTCGGAGTAGAGTTAGTTCaattactaacaaaaaaatGGTGTTAGCCAAAGATGATGGAAActctataatgtatttaatttatcatttagatGATACAtctcagaataataataaaattaattactctTTTTAG